The following DNA comes from Arthrobacter sp. SLBN-83.
CGCCGCATCCATCGTCCTCACCAGCTTCCTTGATGGAAAGGCGGGACTTCGGGAGTTGGGAGCCCGTCTTCGCCGGTGGCGGGTGGGCGCGCGCTGGTACGCGCTGGCACTCCTCACTGCTCCACTCGTCATGGTTTCGACGGCCGCGGCAGTCGCCGTCGTCTTCCCCGGTTTCTACGGCGGCGTTTCGACGGCGGGCGAGCTGGTGATCGTCGTTTTGGCCGGGATCGCGGTGGGCTTGATAGTCGGCATGCTGGAGGAGCTGGGCTGGACCGGCTTCGCGCTGCCCCGCCTGCGCCGGAGGCACGGGGTGGTGTCCACTGCCTTGATCATGGCCGTGTTGTGGGGTGCCTGGCACTACCCCATGTTCGCCAACAGTACCGATCCTTCAGGAGCCATACCGGCCGCCCTTATCGTTGCCGTGTTCCTGTTTGCCTGGCTGCCCGCTTAC
Coding sequences within:
- a CDS encoding CPBP family intramembrane glutamic endopeptidase, with the protein product MTAQPQHEVPLVPGAEGRGFTYFIRRHPVPAYYALTFVISWGLMGAVVGVAPVPMAVALSLGPLGPTAASIVLTSFLDGKAGLRELGARLRRWRVGARWYALALLTAPLVMVSTAAAVAVVFPGFYGGVSTAGELVIVVLAGIAVGLIVGMLEELGWTGFALPRLRRRHGVVSTALIMAVLWGAWHYPMFANSTDPSGAIPAALIVAVFLFAWLPAYRVLMVWLYDRTESLLLAVLMHAPLAAGAFINSFIASSGNSSGIAILVPPLSWGAAFWVIAAVVLLTERRHRREPT